Genomic segment of Mesorhizobium sp. B1-1-8:
TGTTCGCAAACTTGGGCAATTTCAGCCTCGCCCGCGGCGTTGGCCGCGGCGATGAGGATCGTATAGGACGCGATCTCCATATGTTCGAATGTATAGCTCGCCAGAGAGCCTTTCATGACCTCATCGCCGGCGAACACGCCGCTGATCGACTGCGCCGTGGCGGTCAGCTTGCCGCCTGCGTCCTTCAGGACGGAGGACCCTTCGTCAAGTTCGTCCAGGCAAGTCTTTAGCCGTCTTGCCTGCTCCTTCGTCTCTTCCAAGTGAGTGCGAACTCGCCCGCTGAGTTCCGGATAGTTCTCTATCCGGCTCAGTTGGCCGGACAGCATCGTCTCTGCTTGCTCCTCCATGGCATGGGCATCCCTCAGCCATTGGACCAGCCATTCGCGTGATTCAGACATCGTTGTCTCCCTGGATTAAAATAGCCGCACCGCTGATGATGCGGATCCTCCAACTCGTTGGTCGAAATACAACTAGGAGGTCTTGCCCGGCGAGGGTTCGGCGTCGGAAAGCTTCTCGCGGGCGGATTCATCGGTCTTGTTGGCGGCCGCCTTCACGACTTGGCTGACCTTGTCGGCCAGCGTACCTTCGCTCGCCGCCTGCCGCTCGGCTTCGTCGCTCGCCGTCTGGCCGGCTTCGGCCGCGACTTGCTTTGCAGCATCGAGGCCTTCTTTCAAAGTATCTTCGGCACTGTCCCGAAGCCTCTCGCGATAGGCACCCAATCGCTGGTCCTCGAACTCTGTGTGGGGCAGCATGGCGCCGATCGCGGCTCCGACTGCGAGACCGACAGCAGCTACCGCAAGAGGCTGATCCTGCAAAAGCTCCTGCGCGGAATGGCTGGCGCTCGTGGCCATATCGGCCGTAGCTGCCGTCGAGTTCGTGAGCGTGCGAGCTGCCCTGCTTGCCATGTCCGACACTGTGCCGGCTGCTTCGCTTGCCATTCCAGAAACGGTTCCGGCCGCCCCGCTGGCCGCTTCGGCAAGAGAGCCTGCCGCATCCGAAGCCGTCGAACCCACGCCAGCGCCGAATGCTGCGTGGTCGAGGCCATGACCGCGCCGCGCCGCGGCACCGGTCGCAGCCGCAACGGCGGAAGTGCCGCTGCCCAACATCAGCCAGGCCAGACCCGCGCCGATCACGGTCAACGGCAACGGATTGTCCCGCACTTGGGCCTTCAGGTTGTGGAGCATGTCGGAGCCAGCGCCACCCCTGAAAAGCCCAGTGAATTCGTCGAAGATCTGCCCGGGGGTCATCTTGTCGCGAATGGAGTCGGCGGTCGCCACCACCCTTGCGCGCGTGGCTTCCGCCTCGCGTTCGAGCTCGGCTGCGGATTTCTCGGTCATTTCGCTTGTCCCTTGATCACGTTCACGTCACGCTTGAGCTGTTCCTGTGTGCGGTCCGGCGCGAGCTCGGAGGGCGCCATGCTTGCCATGCCGGTCCGCAACAGGATCACGCCCAGCACGGCAACCACCACGCCGACGAGCAAAGCGGACCACCCGGCGCCCAGACCAAGGCGTGCCAGCGCGATAACGAGCGCCTGCAACAAAACCAGCAGCGCTGCGAGCAGGCATATCGCGCCGCCCAGCACCTCGACGGCGCCTGCGCCGGCCTTGGTCGCCTTCTCCGAGATTTCCGCTCTTAGGAGCCTGGCCTCCGTTTGCACGAGCGTGCTCACCTGTTGCGCCAGATCGGCGACCAAAGTGCCGAGACTTGGGCTGTCCTGAGTGTTCATTCCTTTAGCTCCGCTGCCTTCTTGGGAACGCCGCCGTCGAAGCCCCAGGTGGATGCCGCGTCATCCGACGGTCCGCTGGTTTGCCCGCCGGCCTGCCATGGCCCGGCTGTGCCCTGCGTCGGGCGGCCCGTGCCAGTCGGCGAAGCCTTTATGAAGCGACCGAGGGCCAATCCTGCCAGAACCGAACCGGCAAGAAGCGTTCCAGGATTCTGGCGGCCGAAGGACTGAACGTCTTCCAGTACCTGACCGAACGGCTTTTCCCTTAAGGACGACGAAAGCCTTTCCAAGCCGCCAGCGGCATCCAGCATGAATTTCGAAGCAGCCTTTTGATCCTTGTTGGCCAGGTGATCGCTCGCCGCCCGCAACGCCCCGCCGAGTGCCGCCAGGCTCGATCCGATATCACGCTGCCTATCCTCGGCCTTTTCGGATAGGACGTTTTGGGCCTCGGCGGCGTAGGCCCCCGCCCTGCGAGCGACCTCGTCGCGGCCATCGTGGAGTGCCTCGCTGGCGCTTTGGGTTTCTTGCTGGATTCGGTCAGAAACTTCGTCCTTTGCCTTGGCAAAATCGGCGGACTCGCGGGCCCGATCATCATCGCGCTGCATGGTGCCTCCTAGTGAAAGCCGAGGAATGAAAGCACCGCGAGCACAACGACGATCAGACCGATGAGATAGATGACACTGTTCATGGCGCGGACTCCTCGATGGCAGTCCAAACTTCGCGCCGGCTGCGATGTTCCCCCGAACGAGCAGTTTTTTAGCAACTCGTCACTTGCTCTCGGGCTGCGCCCTCAAAGCGGCAAACTCCTCGTCTGGGCAGAGCAGCCTGGGGCGCGTCGGATCGGAAATATCGATCTTATCCCAGGGAATGCGATAAAGGCCCTCGCGACGCCGCAGCAGGAAGAAGTCGAGCAATGCAGTGCCGATGGTCGAAGCCGATAAGCGCTCGAACGCAGCGAAGATGCCAACATGGAATTCGGTGACGACGAGGTCGCTGCCGTCCCGCTCGGCGATGATCTCCTCGATATAGCCGATACTCCTGCCGTGCTCGGAGAATACGCGCCTGCCGGCAAGATGCTCGAGGTGCACAGTCAACATCCTCACGCTCCCGGGATCCGGCCGACAACGTGTTCGCGCAGCCAGTCCTGCCAGGCGAAGATCCTGGTCCGGCGCACGTCGATGTCGAATTCGATGTCGACGCCGATGTCGCGCAGCTTGTTCCACGCGATCCGATGCGGCCTTGCCTGGCGCTTGCCGCTCAGTCTTGCTGCAAGACGCGCGGTCCATCGCCCGGGCCGCGGGCCAAGCCGGCGCGCCAGCGCAATCGAGCCAAGTTCGATGGCAATGACCCTCGGCGGCTTGCCCGGCCTCAGCTCGGCGACCAGGCCATCCACCTTGCCGACCTTGACGTTCTCGCGGTCGACGACCTGCTTGTCCAGGATATCGCGCAACAGCTGCATCAGGTGCCTCCGAATATCTGCAGCGGAATGGTCACCACGGCCAGCAGGAAGCCGAGCGCGATGATGAAGATGACGGCCGCGTTCGAAACGACGCCATTGCGATGCTCGCCGATATAGCGGTCGTCATTCAGCAGGAAAAGGAACGGCACGACCGTCAGCGGCAGGCTGGCCGCGGTCAGTGCCATCGAGAAGATGGTGAGCTTCAACGGATCGAGACCGAGCGCTATCGGAACGGCGGCGAGGAAGAGCGTCAGCGTGTAGACCAGGCTGAACCCCGGATCGTCGCGCGGCTTGAGATCCTGGCCCCAGTTCCAGCCGAACCCCTGCGCGACGACATAGGCCTGCTGCAAAGCCACTTCGAGCGTGGCGCCGAAGCAGGAGATGGCCAGCGAGGCGACGAAAAGGACAAAACCCCAAAAGCCGAATGTCGGGATCAGCATCAGCGGCAGCTGGTTGTAGTCGTCCACTTCGTTTACGCCATGAGCGCCAAGCACGAGCGCCGCCACGATCAGAACGCCCACCGAAATCGTTCCGCCGAAACTCATGCCGAGTCCGGCTATCGCCCGATTGGCGCCGAGATAGCTCTTATCCCACTGATCCTCGATCGCGCCAGAGGAATAGAACATGAAAAGGAAAGGAGATATCGAGGCGCCGAGAATGCTGACGGCCATGAACCAGTATTTTGCCGTGTCGTGGTGCGGCAGGCTGGGCACGGCGCCGATCGCCACCTCTTTCCATCCAGGGCGGAGCATCAGGGTTGCGACGACGAAGCAAAGCGTGACCAGGCCAAGCATCGACACCCCCTTCTCGATGAGGCCGAATGTGCCTTTCCACAACAGCAGCCAAGCCAGGAAAGCCACCGGCAAGGCCCACCATTGAAAGCTGATGCCCGTGGCAAGCTCGGCAGCGAGAGCCACCCCGCCTATCTCGGCGGAAAGCACCAGGAAGTTGACCAGCAAGGTAGCAAGCAGCGGCCAGATGAACGCATTGAAGCCGAACCGTTCGCGGATGCCATCGGCGATGGTGTGATGGCTGACGGCGGCGAAGCGACCGGCCATCTCGACCAGGAAGATGATGCAGATGGTACCGAGCACGACCGCCCAGATGAGCTGGAAGCCGAACAGCGCGCCGGCCTGCGCCGCCGTTGCCATCGACCCGACCTCGAGAAATCCGCCGACGCTGGTGACGACACCAAGCGAGATCTCCAGCAGCTTCTTCATCGTTCCGGCGAGAAATATCGTCGATAGGCGGTGGCGAGGTCCCCCTGCGCGGCAAGAAGCTCCTGTTGCGCCTGTCCAGCCTGCGCGTGCTGTTCGGCCTCGACTGCGCCCTTGGCGCGGTTTGCTGCGTTCGACAGCCGGCTGATAGCGGCTGCTAACGCATCTCGCTTTGCCGGGTCCGAGGAAGACGTCGATTCCACTTGCCGGCCCGCCGCGACGAGTGTCTCGGCGAAGGACTGCAATGCGGAGGACGCATAACGGGACGGCGCGGCGCCGGAGAGCCAGGCGTCGCTCATCAGCACTGCCGCCTGGCCCGTCGAGGCCGCAAGCTTAGATTGCTGGTCGACGGTTTCAGACGAGGAACAGGAGGCAAGCGCCAGCGCCAGCAGGGGCAGGAAGGTCCGGCTCGGCCGGGCAACGGTGCGCAACATCTTATCCTCGCTGCAATCGCTTGAAATTACGCATAAAGCCGCAGCTAAGGGAAAGTTCCCGCTGGCGCTAACGCTCGGATTTCGCGTTCTCAGCCCTGGCCGATGGCTTTTGCTTGGCGAGTTCGCGATCCACTGTCCTGCGTGAACCTTCCGCGGGATCTTCTTGCGGCAAGCGCCCGTGCGTCTCAGGCTCGACGGCTTCCAGCGCATCGATGATCGGCGCCAGCGAACTCTCCTCATCGCGATTCGGTTCCGTCTCCGCATTTTCCTCGGCGGCTCTATCGAGCGCGCGTTGGATG
This window contains:
- a CDS encoding ferritin-like domain-containing protein, with amino-acid sequence MSESREWLVQWLRDAHAMEEQAETMLSGQLSRIENYPELSGRVRTHLEETKEQARRLKTCLDELDEGSSVLKDAGGKLTATAQSISGVFAGDEVMKGSLASYTFEHMEIASYTILIAAANAAGEAEIAQVCEQNLREEEAMAEWLKSNLPQVTQKFLTRADADSNSAKR
- a CDS encoding DUF3618 domain-containing protein, with amino-acid sequence MTEKSAAELEREAEATRARVVATADSIRDKMTPGQIFDEFTGLFRGGAGSDMLHNLKAQVRDNPLPLTVIGAGLAWLMLGSGTSAVAAATGAAARRGHGLDHAAFGAGVGSTASDAAGSLAEAASGAAGTVSGMASEAAGTVSDMASRAARTLTNSTAATADMATSASHSAQELLQDQPLAVAAVGLAVGAAIGAMLPHTEFEDQRLGAYRERLRDSAEDTLKEGLDAAKQVAAEAGQTASDEAERQAASEGTLADKVSQVVKAAANKTDESAREKLSDAEPSPGKTS
- a CDS encoding phage holin family protein: MNTQDSPSLGTLVADLAQQVSTLVQTEARLLRAEISEKATKAGAGAVEVLGGAICLLAALLVLLQALVIALARLGLGAGWSALLVGVVVAVLGVILLRTGMASMAPSELAPDRTQEQLKRDVNVIKGQAK
- a CDS encoding PRC-barrel domain-containing protein, with the translated sequence MLTVHLEHLAGRRVFSEHGRSIGYIEEIIAERDGSDLVVTEFHVGIFAAFERLSASTIGTALLDFFLLRRREGLYRIPWDKIDISDPTRPRLLCPDEEFAALRAQPESK
- a CDS encoding DUF768 domain-containing protein, whose protein sequence is MNATKEFLRSWLEENVGNVPPETEISIPMLAQQFEQDADAAGYGREVREQELGNIEDAIQRALDRAAEENAETEPNRDEESSLAPIIDALEAVEPETHGRLPQEDPAEGSRRTVDRELAKQKPSARAENAKSER
- a CDS encoding NRAMP family divalent metal transporter, with translation MKKLLEISLGVVTSVGGFLEVGSMATAAQAGALFGFQLIWAVVLGTICIIFLVEMAGRFAAVSHHTIADGIRERFGFNAFIWPLLATLLVNFLVLSAEIGGVALAAELATGISFQWWALPVAFLAWLLLWKGTFGLIEKGVSMLGLVTLCFVVATLMLRPGWKEVAIGAVPSLPHHDTAKYWFMAVSILGASISPFLFMFYSSGAIEDQWDKSYLGANRAIAGLGMSFGGTISVGVLIVAALVLGAHGVNEVDDYNQLPLMLIPTFGFWGFVLFVASLAISCFGATLEVALQQAYVVAQGFGWNWGQDLKPRDDPGFSLVYTLTLFLAAVPIALGLDPLKLTIFSMALTAASLPLTVVPFLFLLNDDRYIGEHRNGVVSNAAVIFIIALGFLLAVVTIPLQIFGGT